In a genomic window of Rubidibacter lacunae KORDI 51-2:
- the clpP gene encoding ATP-dependent Clp endopeptidase proteolytic subunit ClpP, which produces MIPTVIESSGRGERAFDIYSRLLRERIVFLGQQVTDELANVIVAQMLFLEAEDPDKDIYLYINSPGGSVYAGLGIFDTMNQIRPDVSTICLGLAASMGAFLLSAGAKGKRLSLPNSRIMIHQPLGGAQGQAADIEIQAKEILYLKQQLNQYIADHTGQPLDRIAEDTERDFFMSPFEAAEYGLIDQVIDRKPSASNPPDTNGN; this is translated from the coding sequence ATGATCCCAACCGTCATCGAAAGCTCCGGTCGCGGCGAACGCGCATTTGATATCTACTCGCGCCTGCTGCGGGAGCGCATCGTTTTCCTCGGACAGCAAGTCACCGACGAACTTGCTAATGTTATCGTCGCGCAAATGCTGTTCTTGGAAGCAGAAGATCCCGACAAGGATATCTATTTGTATATCAACTCCCCTGGCGGTTCGGTTTACGCGGGATTGGGCATCTTCGACACGATGAACCAAATCCGCCCGGACGTGAGTACTATCTGCTTGGGTTTGGCTGCTAGCATGGGCGCGTTTTTGCTCAGTGCTGGAGCGAAGGGTAAGCGCCTTAGCTTGCCGAACTCGCGCATTATGATCCACCAACCGCTCGGCGGCGCTCAGGGTCAGGCGGCAGATATCGAGATTCAGGCGAAGGAAATCCTGTATCTAAAGCAGCAGCTCAATCAATACATCGCCGACCATACCGGACAGCCGCTGGATCGCATTGCTGAAGACACCGAACGCGACTTTTTCATGTCGCCCTTCGAAGCGGCAGAGTACGGTTTGATCGACCAAGTAATCGATCGCAAACCCTCCGCCAGCAACCCACCCGACACCAACGGTAACTAA